A region from the Streptomyces tsukubensis genome encodes:
- a CDS encoding pPIWI_RE module domain-containing protein → MGIPYARIARSAARPAPGAEPLTIGYRAMERPELWNTALLELVNHGRDPEAAPWRTVPTRRLDRALTTLCPELCTLPRPTGTEPGGPAHDYWFLVPRDIPDPLPPEALEGMLNLWVGTLPRVSAPQQVAEALGALRSAPPVWRETELDLFGCPTSEGGTALPRPYQYRLAMDWLARRIEQLPPYDSGGELLSFHAVPRGPADRGAELMSQALRHEAGGKVWWWSVVIRLSLHSVPFDPLPRVHFSFGVRRWATHPSRTTGRLYLPPGRRTSVYLRCPVPWLPGAPLTGRYTVARLEWARDRGSHVWHENDPAGLLRPLAANQSLPLPSPEELLTEPAARLGEGPGVRAAVVHSAAMGTHAVERGFMSHQRSQLFAWVREALPAHLAPVPDLGRSTVGEHQPHNRPSRQQADETERARTAEERRIALASAMCFLAEEGYGDHPVDTSRPVLTLRLVWTTHRMRREAIAALARVLGLKGDGGDPEHAAGAAPGSGADTEMEAEAAYDNAAPGNPVVLEWQTPELTVHLRCLPSAGLGDGLTVGTGRTVRESFVKGVMERRRTVAQWLSADGALPDRPALAVVEIDQGVFATELADPKYAVRLGCADAGVVSQFVLVPRRGRQNGKTYNTERNASHRAQMSWLDGFRQLGVRVLPEHSLGGLLPDDLRYAAVWAVKRRSDGPTRTALRHPLPVALLMTPEGNAGGRARIHGWDLEQADWVPYPAMLVRLTRSTGLERLKEFAADLTAADPDSGAETEPEEDPVADARAEDGDSGEAPRKTDGDLRGVRLRDEQRRAMEGFLQHVLPTLRTAPTALFVHAQNLRSLWTWIQDGQVGRDLLRSGQAPAAGLDPDLRLVRVRDGGGDAHETPGWWGTGHPGGVNGLSAGLWGPDPATGAGNGNDPRVFYSTTEKALQFGQSAVRADKLAPRPVTQGRRKGELVLDTEVPAWNPHLAEITVLGCHREDGDEPAAYALLAHQLRQAADYPDALAKPLPLHLAEKAEEYVLPLPPRAEAADTL, encoded by the coding sequence ATGGGAATCCCCTACGCCCGCATCGCCCGATCCGCTGCCCGGCCCGCCCCTGGAGCGGAGCCGCTCACGATCGGCTACCGCGCCATGGAGCGGCCCGAACTGTGGAACACCGCACTGCTCGAACTCGTGAACCACGGGCGGGATCCGGAGGCGGCACCCTGGCGCACCGTCCCCACCCGACGGCTCGACAGGGCCCTGACCACTCTCTGTCCGGAGCTCTGCACACTGCCGCGCCCCACCGGAACCGAACCCGGTGGACCGGCCCACGACTACTGGTTCCTCGTCCCCCGGGACATCCCCGACCCCCTCCCGCCCGAAGCCCTGGAGGGCATGCTCAACCTCTGGGTGGGGACGCTCCCGAGGGTCAGCGCCCCCCAGCAGGTCGCAGAGGCCTTGGGTGCGCTGCGCAGCGCCCCGCCCGTCTGGCGCGAGACGGAGCTGGACCTGTTCGGCTGCCCCACGAGCGAAGGCGGTACCGCTCTGCCCCGGCCGTACCAGTACCGCCTGGCCATGGACTGGCTTGCGCGACGAATCGAACAACTGCCCCCGTACGACTCGGGCGGGGAACTGCTGTCCTTCCACGCCGTCCCCCGGGGCCCGGCCGACCGCGGCGCCGAACTGATGTCACAGGCGTTGAGGCACGAAGCCGGGGGCAAGGTCTGGTGGTGGTCGGTGGTGATCCGGCTGTCGCTGCACTCCGTTCCCTTCGATCCCCTGCCGCGGGTCCACTTCTCCTTCGGTGTACGACGCTGGGCGACTCACCCCTCCCGCACCACGGGCCGGCTGTACCTCCCGCCCGGCCGCCGTACCTCGGTGTATCTGCGTTGCCCGGTGCCCTGGCTGCCCGGTGCCCCGCTCACCGGGCGCTATACGGTCGCCCGGCTGGAGTGGGCCCGTGATCGTGGCTCCCACGTCTGGCACGAGAACGATCCGGCCGGACTGCTCAGGCCTCTCGCTGCGAACCAGTCCTTGCCGCTGCCCTCCCCGGAGGAGCTGCTCACCGAACCGGCCGCGCGCCTGGGCGAGGGTCCCGGAGTACGCGCTGCCGTCGTCCACAGCGCCGCCATGGGGACGCACGCCGTGGAGCGCGGCTTCATGTCGCACCAGCGTTCCCAGCTCTTCGCATGGGTCCGGGAAGCGCTCCCGGCGCACTTGGCGCCCGTACCCGATCTCGGGCGCAGCACCGTCGGAGAGCATCAACCGCACAACCGCCCGTCCCGGCAGCAGGCGGACGAGACGGAGCGGGCACGCACCGCGGAGGAGCGGCGCATCGCCCTTGCTTCCGCGATGTGCTTCCTTGCCGAGGAAGGGTACGGCGACCATCCGGTGGATACCTCCCGGCCGGTGCTGACGCTGCGGCTGGTGTGGACCACTCATCGCATGCGGCGGGAAGCGATCGCCGCCCTGGCCCGGGTTCTCGGGCTCAAGGGCGACGGTGGTGATCCGGAGCACGCCGCCGGGGCCGCGCCTGGTTCCGGTGCCGATACCGAGATGGAGGCGGAAGCGGCGTACGACAACGCTGCCCCCGGCAACCCCGTGGTCCTGGAATGGCAGACCCCCGAGCTGACGGTGCACCTGCGCTGTCTTCCCTCGGCCGGTCTGGGGGACGGGCTCACCGTGGGCACGGGCCGCACGGTCAGGGAGTCGTTCGTCAAGGGTGTGATGGAGCGGCGGCGAACCGTCGCGCAGTGGCTCTCGGCGGACGGTGCCCTGCCGGACCGCCCGGCCCTCGCGGTCGTCGAGATCGACCAGGGTGTTTTCGCCACCGAACTCGCCGATCCCAAGTACGCCGTGCGCCTGGGCTGCGCCGACGCGGGCGTGGTGAGCCAGTTCGTGCTGGTGCCCCGCCGCGGCCGGCAGAACGGCAAGACGTACAACACCGAGCGGAACGCCTCGCACCGGGCGCAGATGAGCTGGCTCGACGGGTTCCGGCAATTGGGCGTCCGGGTGCTGCCGGAGCATTCGCTCGGCGGACTGCTGCCCGACGATCTGCGGTACGCCGCGGTCTGGGCGGTGAAGCGCCGCAGTGACGGACCCACTCGTACGGCGTTGCGTCATCCCCTGCCCGTCGCTCTCCTCATGACACCCGAGGGCAACGCCGGCGGGCGGGCCCGGATCCACGGCTGGGATCTGGAGCAGGCCGACTGGGTGCCTTATCCGGCGATGCTGGTCCGTCTGACCCGAAGCACCGGGCTGGAGCGTTTGAAGGAGTTCGCCGCGGACCTGACCGCCGCGGACCCGGATTCGGGAGCGGAGACGGAACCGGAGGAGGATCCCGTGGCCGACGCCCGGGCGGAGGACGGAGACAGCGGCGAAGCGCCGCGGAAGACGGACGGCGACCTCCGTGGAGTCCGGCTCCGGGACGAGCAACGGCGGGCCATGGAGGGTTTCCTCCAGCACGTTCTGCCGACGCTGCGTACGGCCCCCACGGCACTGTTCGTGCACGCCCAGAACCTCCGTTCGCTCTGGACCTGGATCCAGGACGGCCAAGTCGGCCGCGATCTGCTCAGGTCCGGACAGGCGCCGGCCGCGGGCCTCGATCCGGATCTCCGGCTGGTACGCGTCCGGGACGGAGGCGGCGACGCTCATGAGACCCCGGGGTGGTGGGGTACGGGGCACCCCGGCGGGGTCAACGGACTGAGCGCCGGGCTCTGGGGTCCCGACCCGGCCACGGGGGCCGGGAACGGCAACGATCCCCGGGTCTTCTACAGCACGACGGAGAAGGCCTTGCAGTTCGGACAGAGCGCGGTCCGGGCGGACAAGCTGGCCCCGCGTCCGGTCACCCAGGGGCGGAGAAAGGGCGAACTGGTCCTGGATACGGAAGTGCCCGCCTGGAATCCGCATCTGGCCGAGATCACCGTGCTCGGCTGCCACCGCGAGGACGGGGACGAGCCCGCGGCCTACGCGCTCCTCGCCCATCAGCTCCGGCAGGCGGCCGACTACCCGGACGCGCTGGCCAAGCCCCTCCCTCTGCACCTTGCCGAGAAGGCAGAGGAGTACGTGCTGCCGCTGCCCCCGCGTGCGGAAGCCGCCGACACCCTCTGA